A window of the Bradyrhizobium ottawaense genome harbors these coding sequences:
- a CDS encoding ABC transporter permease — MLNFLARRVIQLVPTLFFVSLLIFSLQHLLPGDPALVMAGEERDPAVIAQIRQQYKLDQPIPVQYVYWVKGVLSGDFGESLRNKMPVRALIAQKLPVTMQLASMAIVIAFLIGIPAGIVSAVKKGTAWDYGANLFALWGISTPNFWLGIMLIFLFSIELGWLPASGYVPLTENWRASLASTIMPAFVLGNAIAAVLMRHTRSAMLQVLESDYVRTARAKGLSERSVILKHAMRNALTPVITLGALELGTLLSGGVLTEQIFSIPGFGKLIVDAVFNRDYAVVQGVVLTTATIYITLNLIADIAYILVNPRLRA, encoded by the coding sequence TCTCGTTGTTGATCTTCTCGCTGCAGCATCTGCTACCGGGCGACCCGGCGCTGGTCATGGCCGGCGAAGAACGCGATCCCGCCGTGATCGCGCAAATCCGCCAGCAATACAAACTCGATCAGCCGATCCCGGTGCAATACGTCTACTGGGTCAAGGGCGTGCTGTCGGGCGATTTCGGCGAGTCGCTGCGCAACAAGATGCCGGTACGCGCGCTGATCGCGCAAAAACTGCCGGTAACGATGCAACTGGCCTCGATGGCGATCGTGATCGCGTTCCTGATCGGCATTCCCGCCGGCATCGTCTCGGCGGTCAAGAAGGGCACGGCGTGGGACTATGGCGCCAACCTGTTTGCGCTGTGGGGCATCTCGACGCCGAACTTCTGGCTCGGGATCATGCTGATCTTCCTGTTCTCGATCGAACTCGGCTGGCTGCCGGCATCCGGCTATGTCCCGCTCACCGAGAACTGGCGCGCCAGCCTCGCCTCCACTATCATGCCGGCTTTCGTGCTCGGCAATGCCATCGCTGCGGTCCTGATGCGCCATACCCGCAGCGCCATGCTGCAGGTGCTGGAAAGCGATTACGTCCGCACCGCGCGCGCCAAGGGGCTTTCCGAACGCTCGGTGATCCTCAAACACGCCATGCGCAACGCGCTGACGCCGGTCATCACGCTCGGCGCGCTCGAACTCGGCACACTGCTGTCGGGCGGGGTGCTGACCGAACAGATTTTCTCGATTCCAGGCTTCGGCAAGCTGATCGTCGATGCCGTATTCAACCGCGATTATGCCGTGGTGCAGGGCGTCGTGCTGACGACGGCAACGATCTACATCACGCTGAACCTGATTGCCGACATCGCCTATATCCTGGTCAATCCCCGGCTGAGGGCGTAA